Proteins from a genomic interval of Malassezia vespertilionis chromosome 9, complete sequence:
- a CDS encoding uncharacterized protein (EggNog:ENOG503P7ET; COG:S), whose translation MSGIGWDAGCALEKLQLAWQGGTMHTPTNTAQFCSEAKTFSAELARAAPPSGQSEAIFAWLAAAVDRWIAYDSAYSKDAPPFELERRKLAAQEMCSILEIARNCACKPDAARSILASWDTIHALLGYALVFQHMSDPLLIPVIRVLAQFLANAATSDEALREHVWRTHIVPCKAGSNGDAIARLLTSTDIHTMLAIQVLILNTLSSNPAFSENLVQTEQGRKIIELLLQLYEATLLDDALYEESLGAQGKCLAESLDVTCAIVQRFLERGNVGSLLAALAPQETMEPNVSPSQITLLHVMRECFQDQLGVIQRDKVSQAAMTEATVPLYLHVAQYGIKIMTQHVESKVDDFRGLVRAHMALLAVLQLLNTAAMCGQEDVGKVGTSALLAQLRCAESGVVTTSLALLCAANQFFPAQSPLKKQDAQVPLPPGHVFAGAGYADVHDDRPALHSLKRSILQLIATLAFHPPGMQVLDEVKLVQDTVREQGGLLDVLNLTVLDENNPYIREHAVFALRNLLANNQASQAQITALRPAQE comes from the coding sequence ATGTCCGGGATCGGATGGGATGCGGGATGTGCGTTGGAGAAGCTGCAATTAGCGTGGCAGGGTGGTACGATGCATACACCAACAAATACTGCGCAGTTCTGCTCAGAAGCAAAAACATTTTCCGCAGAACTAGcacgtgcagcgccgccgagcggcCAAAGTGAGGCCATATTTGCATGGCTCGCTGCCGCCGTGGACCGCTGGATAGCATACGATTCGGCATACAGCAAGGATGCACCGCCGTTTGAACTGGAGCGCCGGaagctcgctgcgcaggagATGTGCAGCATTCTcgagattgcgcgcaactgtgcatgcaaacccgacgcggcacgctcgatCCTGGCATCGTGGGACACGatccatgcgctgcttggctaTGCTTTAGTGTTCCAGCACATGTCTGACCCCTTACTTATACCGGTCATCCGCGTACTAGCACAGTTTTTGGCGAacgccgcgacgagcgaCGAAGCACTTCGGGAGCATGTATGGCGCACGCATATCGTGCCTTGCAAAGCAGGCTCAAATGGCGATGCGATTGCGCGGCTGCTTACAAGCACAGATATCCACACTATGCTTGCTATACAAGTCCTGATTTTGAACACACTCTCGTCCAATCCCGCATTCTCCGAAAATCTTGTGCAAACGGAGCAAGGACGAAAAATTATCGAGTTGCTTCTCCAGCTGTACGAAGCGACAttgctggacgatgcgctaTATGAAGAGTCGCTAGGTGCACAAGGAAAGTGTCTTGCGGAATCTTTGGACGTAACGTGTGCAatcgtgcagcgcttcctcGAGAGGGGAAACGTCGGTTCACttctcgcggcgcttgcaccgCAGGAAACTATGGAGCCGAATGTGAGCCCAAGTCAGATTACATTGTTGCATGTGATGCGCGAGTGTTTCCAGGACCAACTCGGTGTTATCCAGCGAGATAAAGTGTCACAGGCTGCTATGACGGAAGCTACTGTACCGCTTTATCTCCATGTAGCGCAATATGGAATCAAAATCATGACACAGCATGTCGAGTCCAAGGTCGACGATTTTCGCGGCTTGGTTCGAGCTCACATGGCGCTTCTTGCGGTGTTGCAACTGTTGAACACTGCTGCAATGTGCGGACAGGAAGACGTGGGAAAGGTGGGGacctcggcgctgctcgcacagttgcgctgtgcagaaAGTGGCGTCGTCACGACCAGTCTTGCActgctctgcgccgcaaatcAATTTTTCCCTGCACAGTCGCCATTGAAGAAGCAGGACGCGCAAGTACCGCTCCCGCCAGGGCATGTCTTTGCGGGGGCGGGCTATGCTGACGTACACGACGATCGCCCAGCACTGCATTCGCTGAAACGGAGCATCCTGCAGCTCATCGCCACGCTCGCATTCCATCCGCCGGGTATGCAGGTGCTGGATGAGGTAAAGCTGGTTCAAGATActgtgcgcgagcaaggcgGACTGCTCGATGTGCTTAATCTGACAGTGCTCGACGAGAACAATCCGTATATCCGGGAGCACGCCGTGTTTGCACTGCGTAACTTGCTCGCGAATAACCAAGCGTCCCAGGCGCAGATTACTGCACTGCGGCCAGCACAGGAATAA
- the PAM16 gene encoding mitochondrial import inner membrane translocase subunit TIM16 (BUSCO:EOG09265M8S; COG:S; EggNog:ENOG503P40W): MSLPRILAQIAYTSTRILGKAFTEAGRQAMRNVRAGEVEGAVTGAARTGKNAQSDVLSRTHRMTLDEAKMILNTKHDISLEARRAGQITEEIEKELMESYERLFSINAPPAPKGKTGGGSGSFYIQSKVVRARERIEEEWKLLEKMVAEHQQTPPAP, encoded by the exons ATG TCTCTCCCACGCATTTTAGCGCAGATTGCGTATACGAGTACACGGATACTTGGAAAGGCTTTTACTGAGGCAGGTCGACAAGCGATGCGGA ATGTCCGTGCTGGTGAAGTTGAAGGCGCCGTCACGGGTGCTGCACGTACAGGCAAGAATGCACAGTCGGATGTCTTGTCGCGGACACATCGTATGACACTGGACGAGGCTAAGATGATTTTAAACACTAAGCACGATATCTCGTTGgaagctcgccgcgctgggcagATTACAGAAGAAATTGAGAAGGAGTTGATGGAAAGCTACGAGCGTCTCTTTTCGATTAATGCGCCACCTGCACCGAAAGGCAAGACGGGAGGTGGTAGTGGTTCGTTTTATATCCAGTCCAAGGTTGTCCGTGCTAgggagcgcatcgaggaAGAATGGAAGTTGCTAGAGAAAATGGTCGCGGAGCACCAGCAAACGCCGCCCGCTCCGTAG
- the ASN1 gene encoding asparagine synthase (glutamine-hydrolyzing) (BUSCO:EOG09261145; EggNog:ENOG503NVCE; COG:E; MEROPS:MER0034539): MCGILACIFHPNVEAYRGKMLNLSRTIRHRGPDWSGVVVSKEEDAAEPGKGSILCHERLAIVGVDSGAQPLVSDDGKIVLAVNGEIYNYRALQKSLKHKNIEFNTHSDCEVIMYLYKEHGSDFVKMLDGMFSFVLLDRSVTPHRVIAARDPIGVTTFYYGRSYEFPGAVYFASELKAIATACERVDYFPPGHFYDSARAQGEELVRYYEPSWWHSEEGGKSPSNPADLPLIRTSLENAVRKRLMSEVPYGVLLSGGLDSSLIASIAARETEKQAKLQAQQMADHEHGRKVRRTNGASDKLAAEDERLIAAWPRLHSFSIGLPGSPDLIAAREAAEFLGTIHHEFTFTVQEGLDALADVVYHLETYDVTTVRASTPMYLLSRKIKATGVKMVLSGEGSDEVFGGYLYFHAAPDKNAFHQECVNRVKNLHTADCLRANKSTMAWGLEARVPFLDKAFLDVCMNIDPADKEFSKGSLQKKDKDDRPLMEKYILRKAFDVHPDDIEAGQKVPDSRPYLPDSILWRQKEQFSDGVGYSWIDGIKEHAEKMVSDEKFNERAVRYPIETPDTKEAYMIRELFESWFPTDAAARTAVRWVPRGDWGCAADPSGRSVAIHDAAYQE; encoded by the coding sequence ATGTGTGGAATTCTCGCTTGTATTTTCCATCCCAATGTGGAAGCGTATCGCGGAAAGATGCTGAACCTTTCGCGGACCATTCGCCATCGTGGTCCTGACTGGTCCGGTGTTGTGGTGTCGAAGGAAGAAGATGCTGCAGAGCCTGGCAAGGGCAGCATTCTCTGCCACGAACGCCTTGCCATCGTCGGCGTCGACTctggcgcgcagccgctGGTGAGCGACGACGGAAAGATTGTACTGGCTGTTAATGGCGAGATTTACAACtaccgtgcgctgcaaaagagTCTGAAACATAAAAACATTGAATTCAACACGCACTCGGACTGCGAGGTGATCATGTACCTCTACAAAGAACACGGCTCGGACTTTGTCAAGATGCTTGACGGTATGTTCTCTTTTGTCCTGCTCGACAGGAGCGTCACTCCGCACCGCGTaattgcggcgcgcgaccCAATTGGTGTGACGACCTTTTACTATGGCCGCTCCTACGAGTTCCCCGGCGCCGTCTACTTTGCATCGGAACTCAAGGCTATCGCGACTGCATGCGAGCGTGTTGACTACTTCCCTCCGGGCCACTTTTAcgacagcgcgcgcgcgcagggCGAAGAACTCGTCCGCTACTACGAGCCGTCTTGGTGGCATTCTGAGGAAGGAGGCAAATCGCCGAGCAACCCCGCTGACCTCCCTTTGATCCGCACGTCGCTTGAGAATgctgtgcgcaagcgcctgaTGAGCGAGGTCCCGTACGGTGTCCTGCTCAGCGGCGGTCTCGATTCTTCGCTTATTGCCTCgattgccgcgcgcgaaacgGAAAAACAGGCcaagctgcaggcgcagcagatGGCCGACCACGAACATGgacgcaaggtgcgccgcaccaaCGGCGCTTCCGATaagctcgccgcggaggACGAGCGCTTGATTGCGGCTTGGCCGCGTCTGCACTCTTTTTCCATCGGTCTTCCAGGCTCGCCCGACCTTATTGCCGCTCGCGAGGCTGCCGAATTCCTCGGCACCATTCACCACGAGTTTACATTCACTGTTCAGGAAGGCCTTGATGCACTTGCCGACGTTGTATACCACTTGGAGACATACGACGTGACCACGGTTCGTGCCTCTACACCCATGTACCTTCTTTCGCGCAAGATCAAGGCGACGGGCGTCAAGATGGTACTTTCTGGTGAAGGGTCTGACGAGGTGTTTGGCGGCTACTTGTACttccatgcagcgccggaCAAAAATGCGTTCCACCAGGAGTGTGTGAACCGTGTCAAGAACTTGCACACTGCTGACTGCCTGCGTGCCAACAAGAGCACAATGGCGTGGGGCCTCGAGGCACGAGTACCTTTTCTCGACAAAGCGTTTCTGGACGTGTGCATGAACATTGATCCTGCGGACAAGGAATTTTCTAAAGGCAGTCTACAAAAAAAGGACAAGGATGACAGGCCGCTTATGGAGAAGTATATCCTGCGCAAGGCATTTGACGTGCATCCCGACGATATTGAGGCGGGCCAAAAGGTGCCCGATTCGCGCCCATACCTCCCGGATAGCATTCTTTGGCGCCAAAAGGAGCAGTTCAGCGACGGCGTTGGCTACTCGTGGATCGATGGCATAAAAGAGCATGCAGAAAAGATGGTCAGCGACGAAAAATTCAACgagcgcgctgtgcgttACCCCATCGAAACACCGGATACTAAGGAAGCATACATGATCCGTGAATTGTTCGAGTCCTGGTTCCCTACAgatgccgctgcgcgtACCGCAGTGCGCTGGGTTCCCCGCGGCGATTGGGGTTGTGCCGCGGATCCTTCCGGCCGCAGTGTCGCTATCCACGACGCGGCGTACCAGGAGTAG
- the IPI3 gene encoding Pre-rRNA-processing protein ipi3 (EggNog:ENOG503NZGX; COG:S) produces the protein MAQSYRALAALFPSEVLVTSTASPAQRGALYVLDTASGSAAPLLHWKGATHVGQHRLACLGSSTHAAGDAGMSGIVIAMEQDKAVLQVYSWQKDQPVARIVLPQKMTCIALSPDGTFVAAGSDDGRLYVWELATGALICSFEAHYRALRLLRFTSDGAALATGGDDARICVWSLPGIVQHTDLAGDAQHGRGAPSPYATFADHTLPISDLVMCAGRFPEGAKLWSAGADGTVKLWDLRTRRMLSTFVFAARVACLAVDPMERFFFASVDDGKGVAYRVEMYTDAPGTWHARATRGEAGDVERIDPAHPHVQLQHGITSLALSMHASHALLGTVAGQVHVVDVTNLQVVRVLHACASQQATDNTPVTNILVVPRPPDMMRALQLNAGGKRGATRDADAACSTYMDILPQRPIANQLARTLCDPFEMPLVPMRLGAAPGSEAVHEYLLVDRAHHKDDAPADSNEPASTADPALHARIAKLESQLQRAKALNDEMWQQLVHKNVGGDANDTL, from the coding sequence ATGGCGCAGAGCTACCGAGcactcgcggcgctcttccCGAGCGAGGTGCTCGTCACTTCCACTGCTTCTCCCGCGCAGCGTGGTGCGCTTTATGTGCTGGACACTGCATCGGGgtctgcggcgccgctcctGCACTGGAaaggcgcgacgcacgtCGGCCAGCACAGGCTTGCCTGCCTCGGCTCGTCGACCCATGCAGCGGGCGACGCAGGAATGAGTGGGATTGTGATTGCAATGGAGCAGGACAAGGCGGTGCTGCAGGTATACTCATGGCAAAAAGACCAGCCGGTCGCGCGAATTGTGCTACCGCAAAAAATGACGTGCATTGCCCTTTCACCGGACGGCACGTTTGTCGCTGCAGGCAGCGACGATGGGCGCCTGTATGTCTGGGAGCTTGCCACAGGCGCGCTCATCTGCTCTTTCGAGGCACACTACCGCGCTCTGCGCCTCCTGCGTTTCAcaagcgacggcgcggcactcgcgaccggcggcgacgacgcgcgcatctgcgtCTGGAGTTTGCCGGGTATTGTACAGCACACGGACCTTGctggcgatgcacagcatgGAAGAGGCGCGCCTTCACCGTACGCAACGTTTGCAGACCATACACTGCCGATCTCGGACCTGGTCATGTGCGCGGGCCGCTTTCCAGAAGGCGCGAAATTGTGGTCTGCCGGTGCTGACGGCACTGTGAAATTGTGGGatctgcgcacgcgcagaaTGCTGAGCACATTTGtgtttgctgcgcgcgtcgcatgCCTTGCGGTCGATCCCATGgagcgcttctttttcgCGAGTGTCGACGATGGGAAAGGCGTGGCGTATCGCGTTGAAATGTACACGGATGCGCCGGGCACttggcatgcgcgcgccacgcgcggAGAGGCAGGTgatgtcgagcgcatcgatccGGCACATCCGCACGTCCAGCTCCAGCATGGGATCACCTCGCTCGCGCTTTCGATGCACGCTtcgcatgcgctgctcgggACCGTCGCAGGCCAAGTGCATGTCGTGGATGTGACCAACCTGCAAGTCGTGCGTGTGTTGCATGCATGTGCTTCACAGCAAGCGACCGATAACACGCCCGTAACCAATATTCTCGTGGTGCCCCGCCCGCCAGACATgatgcgtgcgctgcaactCAATGCTGGCGGCAAGCGTGGAGCGACAAGAGATgccgacgcggcgtgcagtACATATATGGACATTCTACCGCAGCGCCCAATTGCAAACCAGCTTGCAAGGACGCTGTGTGATCCTTTCGAGATGCCGCTCGTACCtatgcgcctcggcgcggcaccgGGGAGCGAAGCGGTGCACGAATACCTCCTTGTGGACCGTGCACACCACAAGGATGATGCACCCGCCGACTCTAATGAACCGGCATCTACCGCCGATCctgctctgcacgcgcggatcgccAAGCTAGAgtcgcagctgcagcgcgccaaggcgctgaACGACGAAATGTGGCAGCAGCTGGTGCATAAAAATGTcggcggcgatgcaaaCGATACCCTATAG
- a CDS encoding uncharacterized protein (COG:T; EggNog:ENOG503P66X), whose amino-acid sequence MAPIRALFGNAVTMALEGNFMDASELRQVPDNQEVLLGQDSNVSVILEVLQQVEPGTSPDDMDRAVRYHFDSIANDNDATDVHVTWVDVAAGDAPAGKTPQPALLQGTQRVKKFGKPADNDLVHIWVAVWRLPSKKVDLALSLNEPSDADTDAIAQRFRASAGSLRIVNWDLFA is encoded by the coding sequence ATGGCGccgatccgcgcgctgttTGGCAATGCTGTCACGATGGCACTCGAGGGAAACTTTATGGACGCGAGCGAGCTCAGGCAGGTGCCGGATAACCAGGAAGTGCTGCTGGGTCAGGACAGCAACGTGAGTGTGATTCTCGAGGTCTTGCAGCAAGTGGAGCCGGGCACGTCGCCCGACGACATGGACAGGGCCGTGCGCTACCATTTTGATTCGATCGCAAATGATAACGACGCGACGGACGTGCACGTTACATGGGTCGATGTTGCTGCTGGGGATGCACCTGCAGGGAAGACCCCACAACCTGCGCTGTTGCAGGGTACGCAGCGCGTGAAGAAGTTTGGCAAGCCGGCGGACAATGATCTCGTACACATTTGGGTGGCAGTATGGCGCCTGCCATCCAAGAAGGTCGATTTGGCACTCTCGCTTAATGAACCTTCCGATGCGGACACTGACGCGATTGCGCAGCGGTTTCGTGCATCGGCTGGATCGCTGCGTATAGTAAACTGGGATCTATTTGCATAG
- the LYS1 gene encoding Saccharopine dehydrogenase (EggNog:ENOG503NWDX; COG:E; BUSCO:EOG09262XGK) — MASQPLWLRCETKPAEHRSALTPTTAKKLIENGFEITVERDPQRIFDDAEFEAVGCTMADYHSWPKAPKATPIIGLKELDTPGPDLENTHIQFAHCYKNQEGWVDVLGRFKRGGGKLYDLEFLEDAQGRRVAAFGWHAGFAGAALGLLGLAEQLNGGKLGAQTKFDNEDALLKETSKAVENIRKHRADGKATALVIGALGRCGRGAVSCFERSGMKPEEIVRWDLQETSAKSGPYQEILDVDIFVNCIYLRSKIPNFIDTAFINQAGANRRLGMVVDVSCDTTNPNNPLPVYSINTTFDKPTVDVELAKGVPKMEVISIDHLPTLLPREASEAFSDDLLPSLLQLPFVTGAAGEDALKHTHEEGKGAVWTRAEKLFRKHLADAVAHGA; from the exons ATGGCATCACAACCACTGTGGCTGCGCTGCGAAACGAAGCCTGCCGAGCACCGCTCCGCACTCACTCCTACCACGGCAAAGAAGCTCATTGAAAATGGCTTTGAAATCACCGTCGAGCGCGATCCGCAGCGCATCTTTGACGATGCAGAGTTCGAGGC TGTCGGATGCACCATGGCAGACTACCACAGTTGGCCAAAGGCGCCCAAGGCCACTCCAATTATCGGTCTGAAAGAGCTGGACACGCCCGGCCCTGATTTGGAAAACACGCACATCCAATTTGCGCACTGCTACAAGAACCAGGAAGGATGGGTCGATGTGCTGGGCCGTTTCAAGCGCGGTGGCGGCAAGCTGTACGACCTCGAGTTCCTCGAGGATGCACAAGGTCGTCGCGTAGCTGCTTTTGGCTGGCACGCGGGCTttgcaggcgccgcgcttgggcTTCTTGGtctcgccgagcagctAAATggcggcaagctcggcgcgcagaccAAGTTTGACAACGAGGACGCGCTGCTGAAGGAGACATCCAAGGCGGTCGAGAACATTCGCAAGCACCGTGCGGACGGCAAAGCGACCGCACTTGTcattggcgcgctgggccgctgcggccgcggcgcggtgagCTGTTttgagcgcagcggcatgaAGCCAGAAGAGATTGTGCGTTGGGATTTGCAGGAGACGTCTGCTAAGAGCGGCCCTTACCAGGAGATCCTTGATGTAGACATCTTTGTCAACTGCATCTacctgcgcagcaaaattCCCAACTTTATCGATACCGCGTTTATCAACCAGGCCGGAGCGAACCGCAGACTCGGTATGGTGGTCGATGTGAGCTGCGATACAACGAACCCCAACAATCCGCTGCCTGTCTACTCAATCAACACCACCTTCGACAAGCCGACGGTCGATGTTGAGCTCGCCAAGGGAGTGCCGAAAATGGAAGTTATCTCCATCGATCATCTCCCGACGTTGCTTCCGCGCGAGGCGTCCGAGGCTTTCTCCGACGATCTCTTGCCGTCCCTGCTCCAGCTGCCGTTTGTCACGGGTGCTGCAGGCGAGGATGCACTGAAGCACACGCACGAAGAAGGCAAAGGCGCTGTGTGGACCCGCGCCGAGAAACTATTCCGTAAGCACCTCGCGGATGCtgtcgcgcacggtgcgtAA
- the CBR1 gene encoding cytochrome-b5 reductase (TransMembrane:1 (o20-37i); EggNog:ENOG503NW9T; COG:C; COG:H), producing the protein MHWLFHDYAQATNTKDRQVLFAALAGFVLSIALLYYATRPTAPRMNKDTWNKFTLIKKIPLSPTTSIYRFKLRKGDSLNIPIGQHISVRAMINGRNIMRSYTPVSTNDTKDYFDLLVKSYPKGNVSRVFGELKIGDKLEMKGPKGMFDYHPNMADSIGMIAGGSGLTPCLQVLEAALREPRDHTKFSLLYANVSEDEILLRDRLDALAELHPSRFKVRYFLDRPPTDWEHGVGFISKDEIAKHLPPPHERNRVVMCGPPPMVESMKGHLAGLMHPKPNPLSKADDPVFIF; encoded by the exons ATGCACTGGCTATTTCACGACTATGCACAGGCGACTAATACCAAAGACAGACAGGTGTTGTTTGCGGCACTCGCTGGCTTTGTTCTCTCGATCGCGCTGCTCTACTATGCCACGCGTCCCACTGCCCCGCGTATGAACAAGGACACATGGAACAAGTTTACGCTGATCAAGAAGATCCCACTCTCGCCAACCACGAGTATCTACCGCttcaagctgcgcaagggCGACTCGCTCAATATCCCCATCGGCCAGCACATCTCGGTACGTGCGATGATCAACGGCCGCAATATAATGCGCTCCTACACGCCCGTGTCCACGAACGACACCAAGGACTACTTTGACTTGCTTGTCAAGTCGTACCCGAAGGGCAACGTGTCGCGCGTGTTTGGCGAGCTCAAGATCGGCGACAAGCTCGAGATGAAGGGTCCCAAGGGCATGTTTGACTACCACCCGAACATGGCCGACTCGATCGGCATGATCGCCGGTGGCTCGGGCCTTACGCCCTGTCTCCAGGTTCTGGAGGCTGCACTCAGGGAGCCGAGGGACCACACCAAATTTTCGCTGCTCTACGCCAACGTCTCCGAGGACGAGATTTTGCTCCGCGATCGTCTCGACGCCCTCGCGGAGCTCCATCCGAGCCGCTTCAAGGTACGCTACTTTTTGGACCGGCCGCCGACGGACTGGGAGCATGGTGTGGGCTTTATCTCAAAAGACGAGATTGCGAAGCATCTGCCTCCCCCACACGAGCGAAATCGCGTCGTGATGTGCGGCCCGCCGCCCATGGTTGAGTCGATGAAGGGCCACTTGGCTGGCCTGATGCACCCCAAGCCCAACCCACTGAGCAAGGCGGACGAT CCTGTGTTTATTTTCTAA
- a CDS encoding uncharacterized protein (MEROPS:MER0034960; COG:V; EggNog:ENOG503NU6U; CAZy:CE10) produces MTVSTLGILAHVTPALIKNAFRNYVRFWITLGDGSKRLSANEFYYNQVFLMIKELADYLTHETAEDVQKLTDTQLPAPPWASSRKVMIPMSTCSDAAQYLIEYFGPQSLQEVVGGARWWQMRTLEGVPGEWISQYTDYHTVVRASEGKNTSLSTSMAKHMTRNTQNRNPRHEQPNQPYEQPNSEAGRYADTDEERTRLTRVMLYFHGGGYYFGSNETHRFMILRIARKFGGFAFAVNYRKAPQYPFPCAIQDCLAAYLYLTRPPPGAKHAPVPPESIVFGGDSAGGGLALAVLQVLRDLELPLPAGAVLLSPWCDLTHSFPSILQNTKTDYIPPYSFIHKPSAMWPLPTDTGVFAHSWCMFGKRRSRSVPPPAACKQEEVVNVTDPTGKSIPVTSQVQMYATNAQLFHPLCSPALSGSLGGLPPLFVLAGDAEVLRDEAIYIAHKAAHPDRFPLRDELMDRYPSMRKMQAKYYHQPTKVHLQVYDAQCHVFPMFLLTTPAKYAFRALTSFIKYVTGAPCMEVPQASGAQKEWQYSGTDGDAFFQPNEESVYSGKVPLHRHAFDGNMIRERVDYTGKVRPMEAPETMQALRMPFGRVGMVNYDTYHRFQEGHTIWDNRYQHSTKRAQKKRAKYERRFARFLEKAQDEGLLDDMGDLDISASGTHWTDLAAFGPTDLHNEAPPPSSVVRRRDTPESLSMLKLALYQRAQRRKSLGLAGNAPPHKDEALHLRRSASFCSTWSGATIGENEPRMRGTGEHRPTDDTGKPLSKRFGLWKCTYLYG; encoded by the exons ATGACGGTCAGCACGCTTGGTATTCTGGCGCACGTCACGCCCGCGCTGATCaag AATGCATTTCGAAACTATGTGCGGTTTTGGATAACGCTCGGCGATGGATCCAAGCGCTTGAGCGCGAACGAATTCTACTATAATCAGGTGTTCCTCATGATCAAGGAACTGGCGGATTACCTGACGCATGAGACCGCAGAAGATGTACAGAAGCTAACAGATACACAACTTCCTGCGCCCCCGTGGGCATCCTCGCGCAAGGTCATGATCCCGATGAGCACATGCAGTGATGCCGCGCAGTACCTTATCGAGTACTTTGGTCCTCAATCGCTGCAAGAAGTCgttggcggcgcacgctggtGGCAGATGCGCACATTGGAGGGTGTTCCTGGCGAGTGGATCTCGCAGTATACCGACTACCATACAGTGGTGCGCGCGTCCGAAGGGAAGAACACGAGTCTCTCGACATCCATGGCAAAGCACATGACGCGGAACACGCAAAACCGGAACCCCCGTCACGAGCAGCCGAATCAGCCATACGAGCAGCCGAATTCAGAGGCAGGCCGCTATGCCGATACAGACGAGGAGCGAACGCGACTGACCCGCGTCATGCTCTACTTTCACGGTGGCGGTTATTACTTTGGGTCGAACGAGACACATCGTTTCATGAtcctgcgcatcgcgcgcaagttTGGCGGCTTTGCGTTTGCCGTAAACTACCGCAAAGCACCCCAGTACCCATTCCCATGTGCCATCCAGGACTGTCTGGCCGCGTACCTGTACCTGACGCGTCCGCCACCGGGCGCAAAAcatgcgcctgtgccgcccGAATCGATCGTGTTTGGCGGTGACAGTGCCGGAGGaggccttgcgcttgccgtcCTCCAGGTTCTCCGTGATTTAGAGCTGCCGTTGCCCGCAGGTGCCGTGCTGCTCTCGCCATGGTGCGACCTGACTCACTCTTTCCCGAGCATCTTGCAAAATACCAAAACGGACTACATTCCTCCGTACAGCTTCATCCACAAACCCAGCGCCATGTGGCCATTGCCCACCGATACCGGCGTGTTTGCGCACTCGTGGTGCATGTTTggaaagcgccgctcgcgcagcgttcCGCCGCCAGCCGCGTGCAAGCAGGAAGAGGTTGTAAACGTCACAGACCCAACGGGCAAATCGATTCCGGTCACTTCGCAAGTCCAGATGTATGCGACCAATGCACAGCTTTTCCATCCTCTGTGCTCCCCGGCGCTCAGCGGCAGTTTGGGCGGTCTTCCGCCTTTGTTTGTCCTCGCGGGCGACGCCGAGgttttgcgcgacgaggcgatCTACATCGCCCACAAGGCCGCGCATCCCGACCGATTtccgctgcgcgacgagctgatGGACAGGTACCCAAGCATGCGCAAGATGCAGGCCAAGTACTACCACCAGCCCACCAAGGTGCACTTGCAGGTCTACGACGCACAGTGCCACGTCTTCCCCATGTTTTTGCTCACCACACCAGCCAAGTACGCATTCCGTGCACTAACCTCGTTCATCAAGTACGTcaccggcgcgccgtgcatggAAGTTCCCCAGGCATCGGGTGCGCAAAAAGAGTGGCAGTACAGCGGCACCGACGGCGATGCGTTCTTCCAGCCAAACGAGGAGAGTGTGTACTCGGGCAAGGTCCCTTTGCATCGCCATGCTTTCGACGGCAATATGATCCGCGAGCGTGTGGATTACACAGGCAAGGTGCGGCCCATGGAGGCGCCGGAAacgatgcaggcgctccGCATGCCGTTTGGCCGCGTCGGTATGGTGAATTACGACACATACCATCGATTCCAGGAAGGCCACACGATTTGGGATAATCGGTACCAACACTCCACAAAGCGCGCccagaagaagcgcgctAAAtacgagcgccgctttgcgcgctttttggaAAAAGCACAAGACGAAGGCCTGCTTGACGATATGGGCGATTTGGATATCAGCGCGAGTGGAACGCATTGGACCGACCTTGCCGCGTTTGGGCCGACTGATCTCCACAACGAAGCCCCACCGCCCTCGTCGgttgtgcggcgcagggaTACGCCCGAGTCGCTGAGTATGCTGAAATTAGCGCTGTAccagcgcgcacagcggcgcaaatcgcTTGGACTTGCCGGAAACGCGCCGCCACAcaaggacgaggcgctgcacttgcgtcgcagcgcttcgTTCTGCTCTACATGGTCGGGCGCAACGATTGGAGAGAACGAGCCGCGGATGCGTGGCACTGGCGAGCACAGACCGACGGACGATACAGGCAAGCCGCTGAGTAAGCGGTTTGGACTGTGGAAGTGTACGTATCTGTATGGCTAA